A portion of the Cellulophaga algicola DSM 14237 genome contains these proteins:
- a CDS encoding Gfo/Idh/MocA family protein, whose amino-acid sequence MLNVGVLGAGHLGKIHLRLLNQSEKFNLVGFFDPDAINGKKVADEFGYTYFDNINKLIDAVDVVDIVTPTLSHFDCAKKAIEKGKHIFIEKPITNTLEEAEELLFLEKKHKVKGQVGHVERFNPAFTAVKDNIHNPMFIETHRLAEFNPRGTDVPVVLDLMIHDIDAILSVVPSKVKHINASGVSVISNSPDIANARIEFENGCVANLTASRISLKNMRKSRFFQKDAYISVDFLEKKVEVVKMKDAPDNPGDFDMILQNAEGLKKQIYFENPEVENNNAILDELETFADAIVNDTVPVVSLEQGTNALRVALQIIASF is encoded by the coding sequence ATGCTCAACGTTGGCGTTTTAGGTGCAGGACATCTAGGCAAAATTCATTTGCGATTACTTAATCAATCTGAAAAATTTAATTTAGTTGGCTTTTTCGATCCCGATGCCATTAATGGAAAAAAGGTGGCGGATGAGTTTGGATATACTTACTTTGATAACATCAACAAATTAATAGATGCCGTTGATGTAGTAGACATTGTAACACCCACGCTGTCTCATTTTGATTGTGCCAAAAAAGCTATTGAAAAAGGAAAACATATTTTTATAGAAAAACCAATTACCAATACCCTAGAAGAAGCGGAAGAATTATTATTTCTAGAGAAAAAACACAAGGTTAAAGGCCAAGTGGGGCATGTAGAACGTTTTAATCCTGCATTTACTGCGGTTAAAGACAATATTCATAATCCAATGTTTATCGAAACACACCGATTGGCTGAATTTAATCCACGTGGGACTGATGTTCCTGTAGTATTAGATTTAATGATCCATGATATTGACGCAATTCTTAGTGTAGTACCATCTAAGGTTAAGCACATTAACGCAAGTGGGGTCTCTGTAATCAGTAATTCTCCCGATATTGCGAATGCGCGAATTGAGTTTGAAAATGGCTGTGTTGCGAATCTTACTGCAAGTAGAATATCACTTAAAAACATGCGTAAGTCTCGTTTTTTTCAGAAAGATGCTTACATCTCCGTAGATTTCTTAGAAAAAAAAGTAGAAGTTGTAAAAATGAAAGATGCTCCAGATAATCCTGGAGATTTTGATATGATTTTACAGAATGCTGAAGGATTAAAAAAACAAATATATTTTGAAAATCCTGAGGTTGAGAACAACAATGCAATTTTAGACGAATTAGAAACTTTTGCAGATGCTATTGTTAATGACACCGTACCTGTGGTTAGTTTAGAACAAGGGACCAATGCGTTACGTGTTGCATTGCAAATTATCGCTTCTTTTTAA
- a CDS encoding 3-hydroxyacyl-CoA dehydrogenase family protein: MKNIAVIGAGTMGNGIAHVFAQNGFKVNLIDISESSLEKGIATINKNLDRMVAKEVISEADKINTLANITTFTQLEEGVKNMDLVVEAATENIDLKLKIFKQLDAVTDAKTILATNTSSISITQIAAVTSRPEKVIGMHFMNPVPIMKLVEIIRGYSTSNDVTKLIMDLSLKLGKTPTEVNDYPGFVANRILMPMINEAIETLYNGVAGVEEIDTVMKLGMAHPMGPLQLADFIGLDVCLSILNVMYDGFKNPKYAPCPLLVNMVTAKKLGVKSGEGFYDYSTSRKAEKVAQSFIK, encoded by the coding sequence ATGAAAAATATTGCAGTTATTGGTGCAGGGACTATGGGTAATGGTATTGCTCACGTTTTTGCTCAAAATGGTTTTAAAGTTAATTTAATTGACATCTCTGAGTCCTCTCTTGAAAAAGGTATCGCTACAATTAACAAAAACTTAGACAGAATGGTAGCTAAAGAAGTTATTTCTGAAGCTGATAAAATAAATACTTTAGCTAATATCACAACCTTTACGCAACTAGAAGAGGGCGTAAAAAATATGGATTTAGTTGTTGAAGCAGCTACTGAAAATATTGACTTAAAATTAAAAATATTTAAGCAATTAGATGCAGTTACTGACGCAAAAACAATTTTAGCTACAAATACATCATCTATCTCCATTACTCAGATTGCAGCTGTAACCAGCAGGCCTGAAAAAGTGATAGGGATGCATTTTATGAATCCTGTACCCATTATGAAGTTGGTAGAAATAATCCGTGGGTACTCTACTTCAAATGACGTTACAAAGCTAATCATGGATCTATCCTTAAAATTAGGTAAAACACCTACTGAAGTTAATGATTATCCTGGATTTGTAGCGAATAGAATACTAATGCCAATGATTAATGAAGCTATTGAAACGCTTTATAATGGCGTTGCTGGTGTTGAGGAGATAGACACCGTTATGAAATTAGGTATGGCACACCCCATGGGACCATTACAATTAGCAGATTTCATTGGTCTAGATGTTTGCCTATCTATCTTAAATGTTATGTATGACGGATTTAAAAATCCGAAGTACGCTCCTTGTCCTTTGCTTGTAAATATGGTTACCGCTAAGAAATTAGGTGTAAAATCTGGAGAAGGTTTTTATGATTACTCAACATCGCGTAAAGCAGAAAAAGTAGCTCAAAGCTTTATAAAATAA